The following is a genomic window from Actinomadura sp. WMMB 499.
CTTCCACATGCTCCTGCAGTCCGCGGCGTCCTACCAGGCGTCGAAGCAGCGGGCGATGAAGTCGGCGACCGACAATGCGAACGAACTGGTCGAGGTCTACACGCGCCAGATGAACCAGGTGCGGCAGGCCATGATCACCCAGGAAATCAGCGAGATCGTCGGTGGCGCTGACGCGCTCGCCGATTCTGGCGGGGAGTAGACAATGACTGCACAAGTAGAGACGGCGACCGCGACCGGGCGCGTCGCCCGTGTCATCGGCCCGGTCGTCGACGTGGAGTTCCCCGCCGACGCCATCCCGGAGATCTACAACGCCCTCCACGTGGAGGCGAACCTGGGCGGCGAGACCCAGACCCTGACCATGGAGGTCGCGCAGCACCTCGGCGACAACATGGTCCGGGCCATCTCGATGAAGCCCACCGACGGCGTCGTCCGCGGCGCGCCCGTCGTCGACACCGGCGAGTCCATCTCGGTCCCGGTCGGCGACGTCACCAAGGGGCACGTGTGGAACGCCCTGGGCGACACGCTGGACGTCCCGACGGCCTCCCTGGAGATCAACGAGCGCTGGGGGATCCACCGCAAGGCGCCGGCGTTCGACCAGCTGGAGTCCAAGACCGAGATGCTGGAGACCGGCATCAAGGTCATCGACCTCCTCTGCCCGTACGTCAAGGGCGGGAAGATCGGCCTGTTCGGCGGCGCGGGTGTGGGCAAGACCGTCCTCATCCAGGAGATGATCCGCCGTGTCGCCCGCAACTTCGGCGGCACCTCGGTGTTCGCCGGCGTCGGCGAGCGCACCCGTGAGGGCAACGACCTCTGGGTGGAGATGGACGAGGCGGACGTCCTCAAGGACACCGCGCTCGTGTTCGGCCAGATGGACGAGCCGCCGGGCACCCGGCTGCGCGTCGCGCTGTCGGCGCTGACGATGGCCGAGTACTTCCGCGACGTCCAGAACCAGGACGTGCTGCTGTTCATCGACAACATCTTCCGGTTCACCCAGGCCGGCTCGGAGGTCTCCACGCTGCTCGGGCGCATGCCGTCCGCGGTGGGCTACCAGCCGACCCTGGCGGACGAGATGGGCGTGCTGCAGGAGCGGATCACCTCGACGCGCGGCCACTCGATCACCTCGATGCAGGCGATCTACGTGCCCGCCGACGACATCACCGACCCGGCGCCGCACACCACGTTCGCGCACCTGGACGCCACCACGACGCTCTCCCGGGCCATCACCGAGAAGGGCATCTACCCGGCGGTGGACCCGCTCGACTCCTCCTCGCGGATCATGGACCCGCAGGTGCTGGGGAACGAGCACTACTCGGTCGCCCAGGAGGTGAAGCGGATCCTGCAGAAGTACAAGGAGCTGCAGGACATCATCGCCATCCTCGGTATCGACGAGCTCTCCGAAGAGGACAAGGTCACGGTCAACCGGGCGCGGCGCATCGAGCGTTTCCTGTCGCACCCGATGTACGTGGCCGAGCAGTTCACCGGCCAGCCCGGTGTGACGGTCCCGAAGGACGAGACGGTCGCGTCCTTCAAGGCCATCGCGGAGGGCAAGTACGACCACATCCCCGAGCAGGCGTTCTTCATGTGCGGTGGCATCGAGGACGTCGAGAAGAAGGCCAAGGAGCTGGAGAAGTAGTCCGCTCCGCCGCCGGCCGGTTCCCCGGCCCCGCACGCGGTGACCGTCACCTCGACCGTCGCCGCGCGCGGCACCGGGGGCCGGCCGGCCGGCGGAACCGCTCCAGTAATCGGAGGATTGTGACGTGGCAAACCTGAAGGTCGGGCTCGTCTCGCCGGAGCGCGAGATCTGGTCCGGCGATGCCAAGATGGTGGTCGCGCAGACCATCGAGGGCTCGCTCGGCATCCTGCCCGGGCACGCTCCGGTGCTCGGCGTCCTCCTCGACGGCAGCGTGGTGAAGGTCGAGCCCGCCGACGGCGGCGAGCCGATCATCGCGATGGTGGGCAGCGGCTTCTTCTCCGTCGCCGCCGACGAGGTGTCGGTGCTGGCCGAGCAGGCCGAACTGAGCCACGAGGTCGACGTCGACGCCGCGCGGCGCGCGCTCGAGGCGGCGGAGGGGTCCGGCGACGAGGACGGCACGGCCGAGCGGCGCGCCCGCGCGCGGCTGCGCGCGGCGGGCGTCGAAGCCTAGGATCGAAGCCCGAGCGGGGCAGCGGGGCTAAGCGGCCCGAGCGGGGCAGCGGGGCTCAGCAGCCCATGCGGGGTTTAAAGGCCCGAGCGGGGCCAGGGGGCTCGACGCCCCTAGCGGGGTTCAGCGGAACGGCGGAAACGGCGGGGGGAATTGGGCGAGCACCTGGCACTGGACGTCGGGGCGGTGCTCGCCGCCCTCGCCGCCGTGTGCGCGCTCTTCTTCCTCGCGATGGCGGTACGCCGCCGCCTGTTCGTGCGCGGCGGCGGCGCGGTCGAATGCAGCCTGCGGGAGTTGCCGGCCGAGGAGGGCGGCGCCCCAGGAGTGTGGCGCCTGGGCATCGGCCGCTACAAAGGCGATGTCCTGCACTGGCACCGCGTGTTCGGACTCAGCAGACGGCCCCGGCAGGTGATCCACCGCCGGGGCCTTGTCGTGTCCAACCGCAGGCGCCCGGACCCGGAGGAGGCCGAGGGCCTGCTGCCGGACGTGAGCATCATCGAGGTCCGCGACGGGGACCTGACCGTCGAGCTGGCGATGGGCGCGTCCGCGCTGACCGGCTTCCTCGCGTGGCTGGAAGCCGCACCCCCCGGTTTCCCCGTGGACCTGCACGTCCCGGAGTAGCCCGCGCGGACCGGGGCTGCGGTCCCAGGTGGCCCCCGGTCGCGCCCGGTTGCCCCCCGCCCCGCCGCGAACATGCACCCCGCCGCCGTCCCGAGCCGGACATACGGCTGCGTTCGTTCGGCTCACCTCCCGGTTCGGCACGGCCAGGGCCAGGGCCAGGGCCTCGGCCACGGCAGTGGCGCGGTTCGGCATGGACGGGTAAGGGCGCGGTATCGGTTCGGCCCGCGGACGGTCGTGCGGCTTGCCGGTGACGGTGCGTACGGGGATGATCGCTGCTGGTCAGCCTTCTCTTCCCGTTCGCAGGAGTCCAAGTGCGCAAGCTGCTCAGTGGTTCGGCCGTCGCGCTGCCCGCCGCGACCGTGTTCCTCCTGGCGCTGTCCGCGGTGCCCCCGGCGGGCGCCGCGCCCGCCGCGCCCGCCGCTCCCGACCTCGCCGACCTGGTGACGACCGGAGATGTGCGGCGGCACCTGGAAGCGTTCCAGCAGATCGGGGACTACAACGGCGGCAACCGCGCGTCCGGAACGGCCGGGTACGACATCTCGGTGAAGTACGTCGTCGGGCGGCTGCGCAAGGCGGGGTTCTCGCCGATCGTGCAGGAGTTCACCTACCCGTACTGGCTGGAGCGTTCGGCCCCGGTCATGGCGCGGACGGACGGCAAGAGCAAGAAGAGGTACAAGGCGGGCGAGGAGTTCGCCACGATGATGTACTCGGGCTCCGGTGACGTCACCGCCCGCGTGCTTCCCGTGGACATCCCGGACAAGGGCCGAGAGGGCACCAGCGGCTGCGAGGCGAAGGACTTCAAGGGGTTCGACAAGGGCGCCATCGCGCTGATGCAGCGCGGGAAGTGCACGTTCGAGACGAAGGCGGCGCGCGCGCGTTCCGCCGGTGCGGCCGCCGCGATCATCTACAACAAGCCCGGTGAGAAGGGCGTGCTCAACGGGACGCTCAGCAAGAGGTCGAAGCTGCCGGTCGTCGCCCCGACCCACGAGGTCGGCGCCGCGCTGGCGAAGGCGGCGGCCAAGGGCGGGCTGACGATGCGGGTGAAGGTCGACACCGAGCACGGCACCCGCGAGTCCAGCAACGTCATCGCCGAGACCGAGCGGGGGCGCGAGGACAACGTGGTGGTCGTGGGCGCGCACCTCGACAGCGTGGAGGACGGTCCGGGCATCAACGACAACGCGACCGGTTCGGCCGCCGTGCTCGCGGTCGCCGAGGAGATCGGCGAGCTCGGCGCGGAGGGGCTGCGGAA
Proteins encoded in this region:
- a CDS encoding DUF2550 domain-containing protein produces the protein MGEHLALDVGAVLAALAAVCALFFLAMAVRRRLFVRGGGAVECSLRELPAEEGGAPGVWRLGIGRYKGDVLHWHRVFGLSRRPRQVIHRRGLVVSNRRRPDPEEAEGLLPDVSIIEVRDGDLTVELAMGASALTGFLAWLEAAPPGFPVDLHVPE
- the atpD gene encoding F0F1 ATP synthase subunit beta is translated as MTAQVETATATGRVARVIGPVVDVEFPADAIPEIYNALHVEANLGGETQTLTMEVAQHLGDNMVRAISMKPTDGVVRGAPVVDTGESISVPVGDVTKGHVWNALGDTLDVPTASLEINERWGIHRKAPAFDQLESKTEMLETGIKVIDLLCPYVKGGKIGLFGGAGVGKTVLIQEMIRRVARNFGGTSVFAGVGERTREGNDLWVEMDEADVLKDTALVFGQMDEPPGTRLRVALSALTMAEYFRDVQNQDVLLFIDNIFRFTQAGSEVSTLLGRMPSAVGYQPTLADEMGVLQERITSTRGHSITSMQAIYVPADDITDPAPHTTFAHLDATTTLSRAITEKGIYPAVDPLDSSSRIMDPQVLGNEHYSVAQEVKRILQKYKELQDIIAILGIDELSEEDKVTVNRARRIERFLSHPMYVAEQFTGQPGVTVPKDETVASFKAIAEGKYDHIPEQAFFMCGGIEDVEKKAKELEK
- a CDS encoding F0F1 ATP synthase subunit epsilon, which encodes MANLKVGLVSPEREIWSGDAKMVVAQTIEGSLGILPGHAPVLGVLLDGSVVKVEPADGGEPIIAMVGSGFFSVAADEVSVLAEQAELSHEVDVDAARRALEAAEGSGDEDGTAERRARARLRAAGVEA
- a CDS encoding M28 family peptidase, with the translated sequence MRKLLSGSAVALPAATVFLLALSAVPPAGAAPAAPAAPDLADLVTTGDVRRHLEAFQQIGDYNGGNRASGTAGYDISVKYVVGRLRKAGFSPIVQEFTYPYWLERSAPVMARTDGKSKKRYKAGEEFATMMYSGSGDVTARVLPVDIPDKGREGTSGCEAKDFKGFDKGAIALMQRGKCTFETKAARARSAGAAAAIIYNKPGEKGVLNGTLSKRSKLPVVAPTHEVGAALAKAAAKGGLTMRVKVDTEHGTRESSNVIAETERGREDNVVVVGAHLDSVEDGPGINDNATGSAAVLAVAEEIGELGAEGLRNRVRFAWWGAEEEGLRGSTHYVETLDPSDRRNIAVNLNFDMLGSPNGIRGVYDGDHSLGQGTTPPAGSAAIEKMFREYYGGRDLPTAESEFNGRSDYGPFIEHGIPAGGIATGADGVKTAAEAKEYGGRAGKVYDPCYHAKCDRMTNVSMRLLDTNVDGVAHVTQLLAGSTVAVNGDARLRPPARGAAPLWSGGHLVR